The following coding sequences lie in one Peribacillus frigoritolerans genomic window:
- a CDS encoding DUF2179 domain-containing protein: MKEILLILLLQLIYVPIYTLRTIFLVKNITILASILGIAEMLIYVFGLSLVFGGDQSILAMVVYAVGFGIGIIFGTKIEQKLAIGFINVTVNTQTKNEQLVDTLRNNGFGVTLYTGEGRDSNRYRMEILTKRNREQELIATVEKYEPKAFIISYEPRYFKGGFLLDRLKNKAS; encoded by the coding sequence TTGAAAGAAATACTTCTGATTCTACTATTACAACTTATTTATGTTCCGATTTATACGTTGCGAACCATTTTCTTAGTAAAAAATATTACCATACTTGCCTCGATACTGGGTATCGCAGAAATGTTAATATACGTTTTTGGATTATCCCTAGTATTTGGCGGTGACCAAAGCATACTCGCCATGGTTGTATATGCAGTCGGTTTTGGAATCGGAATAATTTTTGGTACGAAAATTGAGCAAAAACTTGCCATCGGTTTTATTAATGTAACCGTAAATACTCAAACCAAAAATGAACAGTTGGTAGATACATTGAGGAACAACGGATTTGGTGTGACTCTTTATACGGGCGAGGGCCGGGATAGCAACCGTTATCGGATGGAAATTTTGACAAAACGCAATCGGGAACAAGAATTGATAGCAACCGTTGAAAAGTACGAACCTAAGGCTTTCATCATTTCATATGAACCACGTTATTTTAAAGGTGGTTTTTTATTGGACCGGTTGAAAAATAAAGCAAGCTGA
- a CDS encoding HNH endonuclease has product MKGTCELCDRGEIELTIHHLTPRELGGSHLPIAYLCKSCHKQIHALYSNRELAIRLYTVLLLKDDEALKKYLKWIKKQPVTRAVKIRKSKTK; this is encoded by the coding sequence ATGAAAGGTACTTGTGAGCTTTGTGACAGGGGTGAGATAGAACTGACCATCCATCATTTAACACCTAGAGAATTAGGTGGCAGCCATTTACCCATTGCCTATCTCTGTAAATCTTGTCACAAACAGATTCACGCACTGTATTCAAACCGAGAGCTGGCCATCCGACTATATACCGTGCTTTTGTTAAAAGATGATGAAGCATTAAAAAAATACTTAAAGTGGATCAAAAAACAGCCGGTAACGAGGGCAGTGAAGATTAGAAAATCAAAAACGAAATAA
- a CDS encoding cytosolic protein, whose protein sequence is MNTFIVGFHQEDNVDSMQVQKLTAAEFEKATSRGFRRLFELDTNIGYFVFFDAEDDEGDLSHLVLQYEEDNQDPSDCYSFTKNDFYEFMALYLQGMDEVEVEDEEDDANEEYGPIHHLAHLMFHIVEEGKSVKP, encoded by the coding sequence ATGAACACATTTATCGTGGGCTTTCATCAAGAAGATAATGTAGACAGCATGCAAGTGCAAAAATTGACGGCGGCTGAGTTTGAAAAAGCAACATCACGCGGTTTTCGCAGACTATTTGAACTGGATACAAATATCGGATATTTTGTATTTTTTGATGCTGAAGATGATGAGGGTGATTTATCTCATCTAGTTTTACAGTATGAAGAAGATAATCAGGATCCAAGTGATTGTTACTCTTTTACTAAAAATGATTTTTATGAGTTCATGGCACTTTATTTACAAGGCATGGATGAAGTGGAAGTGGAAGATGAAGAAGATGATGCCAATGAAGAGTATGGACCAATCCATCATCTTGCCCATTTGATGTTTCATATTGTTGAAGAAGGAAAATCCGTTAAGCCTTAA
- a CDS encoding exodeoxyribonuclease III encodes MKLVSWNVNGIRACVKKGFLDYFKDVDADIFCLQETKLQEGQITLELEGYHQYWNYALKKGYSGTAIFTKEKPLSVKYGVGELDEEPEGRIITLEFEKFYMVNVYTPNAKRDLSRLDYRLEWEDGMIDYLSELDLVKPVIFCGDLNVAHQEIDLKNPKSNIGNSGFTNEERGKMTELLDAGFIDTFRHFYPDQEGAYSWWSYMAKVRERNIGWRIDYFIVSKRLAEYLKKANIHCDVMGSDHCPVVLETNL; translated from the coding sequence ATGAAATTGGTTTCCTGGAATGTGAATGGAATTAGAGCTTGTGTTAAAAAAGGATTTTTAGATTACTTTAAAGATGTGGATGCAGATATTTTTTGCCTTCAAGAAACTAAGCTTCAAGAAGGGCAGATTACACTTGAATTGGAAGGGTACCATCAATATTGGAATTATGCACTGAAAAAAGGATATTCAGGTACAGCCATTTTCACGAAGGAAAAACCGCTTTCAGTGAAATATGGTGTAGGGGAGCTGGACGAGGAGCCGGAGGGCAGGATCATAACACTGGAATTCGAAAAATTCTATATGGTGAACGTTTATACCCCCAATGCAAAAAGGGATTTATCAAGGCTTGATTATCGTCTTGAATGGGAAGATGGGATGATAGATTATCTTAGTGAACTGGACTTGGTGAAGCCGGTTATCTTTTGTGGGGACCTCAATGTTGCACATCAGGAAATCGACTTGAAAAACCCAAAATCCAATATTGGGAATTCCGGTTTCACTAATGAAGAGCGTGGAAAGATGACTGAATTACTTGATGCAGGGTTTATCGATACATTTCGCCATTTTTATCCAGACCAGGAAGGTGCTTACTCTTGGTGGTCATATATGGCAAAAGTTAGGGAGCGGAATATAGGATGGAGAATCGATTATTTCATTGTTTCAAAACGTCTGGCGGAATATTTAAAAAAGGCTAATATTCACTGTGATGTCATGGGCAGCGATCATTGCCCGGTCGTCTTGGAAACAAACCTCTAA
- the cls gene encoding cardiolipin synthase, with amino-acid sequence MKRRRMEIVFLFILIASVYMILFTHVSFDVKLFFIGLYILVMFITLFSLMLENRFAHETLLWMYVLLFFPVFGYVFYLFSGQLYLKGYLFQSKRKKDREEWKSLVTHVSSPDLSFLNDHQQSFAAFAKNASETTISTSSQTEVLKNGNETFTEIIKQLKKAEKFIHIEYYIFRSDRLGTEIIDILIEKAKNGVEVLFIFDAAGSLSLSNNEVKRMKNAGIKAYPFSPLKHGFFNQKFNFRNHRKIIIIDGEVGFVGGLNVGEEYLGRNKTIGFWRDTHMVLKGEAVYMLHTVFLLDWEYVSGEDVLEERPEFNNIVEQGDGAVQVVASGPDTQQGIMSDFYYSLITSATKSIWIASPYFVPNQAIKAAIKHAAIKGIQVRLMVPAVNDGFLTQYGSRSYFGELLQFGVEVYTYKKGFLHQKLIIVDGDMASIGTANMDMRSFHLNFEVNVFLMGSRSIEDLITHYKEDMMDSDKLDPIRYNNRGLLERSKESFARLFSNVL; translated from the coding sequence ATGAAAAGAAGAAGGATGGAAATTGTATTTTTATTTATTTTAATTGCTTCAGTTTATATGATCCTGTTCACTCATGTTAGCTTCGACGTGAAGCTATTTTTTATTGGATTATATATTTTGGTCATGTTTATTACCCTATTTTCACTCATGCTCGAAAATAGATTTGCCCACGAGACACTTTTATGGATGTATGTGCTTTTGTTTTTTCCGGTATTTGGATATGTGTTTTATCTATTCTCAGGTCAGCTCTATTTAAAGGGGTATTTATTTCAAAGTAAAAGGAAAAAAGATCGCGAAGAATGGAAGAGTCTTGTTACACATGTATCATCTCCAGATTTATCGTTCTTGAATGATCATCAGCAATCATTCGCAGCTTTTGCCAAAAATGCATCTGAGACCACCATTAGTACATCATCGCAAACGGAAGTGTTGAAAAATGGTAACGAAACGTTTACCGAAATCATTAAACAGTTAAAAAAAGCTGAAAAGTTCATTCATATAGAATATTATATTTTTCGTTCCGACAGGCTTGGTACTGAAATTATAGATATCCTTATTGAAAAAGCGAAAAATGGTGTTGAAGTTTTATTCATTTTTGATGCTGCCGGTAGTTTAAGCCTTTCAAATAATGAAGTTAAACGGATGAAAAATGCAGGGATAAAGGCTTATCCATTTTCACCATTGAAACATGGTTTTTTTAATCAAAAGTTTAATTTTAGGAATCACCGGAAAATAATCATCATTGATGGGGAAGTTGGCTTTGTAGGAGGTTTAAACGTAGGAGAGGAATACTTAGGGCGAAATAAAACGATCGGATTTTGGAGAGATACACATATGGTCCTTAAAGGTGAAGCGGTATATATGCTTCATACTGTTTTCCTTTTGGATTGGGAATATGTCAGTGGGGAAGATGTATTAGAAGAGCGTCCAGAATTCAACAATATAGTGGAACAAGGGGATGGAGCTGTCCAGGTGGTGGCAAGCGGACCTGATACACAACAGGGAATCATGAGTGATTTTTACTATTCACTTATTACAAGCGCCACAAAATCAATCTGGATTGCAAGTCCATACTTCGTACCAAATCAAGCGATTAAAGCAGCAATTAAACATGCCGCAATTAAGGGGATACAAGTTAGGCTTATGGTTCCGGCAGTAAATGATGGGTTTTTAACCCAATACGGCAGTCGCTCCTATTTCGGGGAGCTGCTTCAATTCGGTGTAGAGGTATACACGTATAAAAAAGGTTTTCTACATCAGAAACTTATTATCGTAGATGGTGATATGGCTTCCATAGGGACGGCAAACATGGATATGAGGAGCTTTCACCTGAATTTTGAAGTGAATGTCTTTCTAATGGGCAGCCGTTCCATCGAAGATCTCATCACTCACTACAAAGAGGATATGATGGATAGTGACAAACTAGATCCTATTAGATATAACAATCGGGGTTTGCTGGAACGTTCAAAAGAATCATTTGCCAGATTGTTTTCAAATGTACTCTAA
- the glgA gene encoding glycogen synthase GlgA yields MNIVFAASECAPFIKTGGLGDVIGALPKALKKQGVHVSVILPKYGDLPNRFKQELEHMTSIEVPVGWRQQFCGIEKLVANGITYYFLDNEYYFKRHGSYGFFDDGERFAFFSRAILEALPYLEEKPDVIHCHDWQTGLVSVLMKAHYHNHPFYQDIKTIFTIHNLRYQGVYPKAVLAELLDLSELYFNIDGLEFHGNVSYLKAGLAFSNIVTTVSPSYAEEIQIPYFGENLDGFLRKRKGELKGIINGIDYEEYNPAADEHLAVPFDSYEGKMENKRQLQESLGLPVNDDVPVLSMVTRLVDQKGIDLILHVFHEMMNQGVQFILLGTGEEQYESAFRHLADQYPNQVSVHTYFDEGLARRIYAGSDLFLMPSQFEPCGIGQLLALRYGTLPLVRETGGLRDTVIPYNQFTGEGNGFSFTNYNAHDMLHTIEQSVGLYKFQPKRWRKMAENAMKLDFSWKSSSLKYMELYESLIPVMK; encoded by the coding sequence ATGAATATTGTATTTGCTGCTTCAGAATGCGCCCCTTTTATAAAAACGGGAGGGCTCGGAGACGTTATAGGCGCGCTCCCGAAAGCGCTGAAAAAACAGGGAGTCCATGTAAGTGTCATCCTTCCTAAATACGGGGATCTTCCTAACCGATTCAAACAGGAATTGGAACATATGACGAGTATTGAAGTTCCTGTTGGTTGGCGCCAGCAATTTTGCGGCATCGAAAAACTTGTTGCTAACGGAATTACATATTATTTTCTGGATAATGAATATTATTTCAAAAGGCATGGTAGTTATGGTTTCTTCGATGATGGCGAAAGGTTCGCCTTCTTTTCCCGTGCAATTTTAGAGGCTTTACCCTATTTAGAAGAAAAACCGGATGTTATACACTGTCATGATTGGCAAACGGGCCTTGTCAGCGTTTTGATGAAAGCCCATTATCATAACCATCCGTTCTATCAGGATATTAAAACGATATTTACGATACATAATTTACGCTATCAAGGAGTTTATCCTAAAGCTGTATTAGCTGAATTACTCGATTTGAGTGAGTTATATTTTAATATCGATGGTCTTGAATTTCATGGGAATGTAAGTTATTTGAAAGCCGGCCTAGCTTTTTCTAACATAGTCACAACTGTAAGCCCAAGTTATGCGGAAGAAATTCAGATTCCTTATTTCGGGGAAAATCTGGATGGATTTTTACGTAAGAGAAAAGGTGAGCTTAAAGGAATTATCAACGGAATCGATTATGAGGAATATAATCCTGCAGCAGATGAACATCTTGCTGTTCCATTCGATTCTTATGAGGGTAAGATGGAGAATAAACGTCAGCTACAGGAATCGCTGGGTCTTCCTGTCAATGATGACGTACCGGTTTTATCAATGGTAACGAGGCTTGTTGATCAAAAAGGAATAGATCTTATTCTTCATGTTTTTCATGAAATGATGAACCAAGGAGTTCAATTCATTCTTTTAGGTACGGGTGAAGAGCAATATGAATCAGCATTTCGTCATTTAGCTGACCAATATCCAAATCAGGTTTCAGTCCATACATATTTTGATGAGGGGTTGGCAAGAAGGATTTATGCAGGTTCTGATTTATTCCTGATGCCGTCACAATTCGAACCATGTGGTATCGGCCAACTCTTGGCACTGCGTTATGGTACACTGCCTTTAGTGAGGGAAACTGGCGGACTTCGTGATACGGTCATCCCGTATAACCAATTTACTGGTGAAGGCAATGGCTTCAGTTTTACGAATTATAATGCACACGATATGCTCCATACAATTGAGCAATCTGTTGGTCTGTACAAATTCCAGCCGAAAAGATGGAGGAAAATGGCCGAAAATGCAATGAAGTTAGACTTCAGTTGGAAATCATCCTCATTAAAGTATATGGAGCTGTATGAAAGTTTGATTCCTGTCATGAAGTGA
- the glgD gene encoding glucose-1-phosphate adenylyltransferase subunit GlgD, producing the protein MENVLGIINLINERQHLKDLTAHRNVASVPFGGRYRLIDFTMSNLINADVSKVAVFPKEKYLSVMDHLGSGKEWNLDRRSGGLYILPPIHPDETVTGDMKQFYDHLSFFERAEADTVIISPGSHVCKLDFNEVLDYHKKHKADITVVYKDYVGELIEKPIYHTCSVDSDEDITDISFYTIPRPGDHVCLETFIISKTLLVNLIKSCVASGEYDFLKDAVKANLHRFTVKGYNFTGDMPFIHSIESFHSSNMNFLNPSVIRSFFGDTWDVYTKIKHEAPTKYSSSSKVTNSLIANGCDIEGTVENSILFRGVKVKKGAIIRNSIIMQKGVIEEGAIVENIITDKEVRITSEKSVIGLKQPTVIKKAEVI; encoded by the coding sequence ATGGAAAATGTGTTGGGTATTATTAACTTAATCAATGAAAGACAACATTTAAAAGATCTGACTGCTCACCGTAATGTAGCATCCGTGCCATTTGGTGGACGCTACCGTTTGATTGACTTTACGATGTCGAATCTCATTAATGCAGATGTATCAAAAGTAGCCGTTTTTCCAAAAGAAAAGTATCTTTCAGTTATGGATCATCTTGGCTCAGGTAAAGAATGGAACTTGGATCGGCGTTCAGGAGGCTTATACATCTTGCCCCCTATCCACCCGGATGAAACGGTAACAGGCGATATGAAGCAATTTTATGATCACCTCAGCTTTTTCGAACGTGCAGAGGCAGATACTGTCATCATTTCCCCTGGCAGCCATGTATGCAAATTGGATTTTAATGAAGTGCTTGATTATCACAAAAAACATAAAGCGGATATCACGGTCGTATATAAGGATTATGTAGGGGAATTGATTGAAAAACCAATCTATCACACCTGCTCGGTAGATTCGGATGAAGACATTACTGACATTAGCTTTTATACGATCCCTAGACCTGGTGACCATGTTTGTCTGGAAACTTTCATCATAAGTAAAACGCTATTGGTGAATTTGATCAAAAGCTGTGTTGCGAGTGGGGAATATGACTTTTTGAAAGACGCCGTGAAAGCCAATCTTCATCGTTTTACCGTTAAAGGCTACAATTTTACTGGAGATATGCCATTCATTCATTCCATTGAAAGCTTTCATTCCAGTAATATGAATTTCCTGAACCCTTCGGTAATCCGTTCTTTCTTCGGGGATACTTGGGATGTTTATACGAAAATCAAACATGAGGCACCGACCAAATATTCAAGTTCTTCGAAGGTTACCAATTCATTGATAGCCAACGGTTGTGATATTGAAGGGACTGTGGAAAACAGTATACTCTTCCGTGGGGTAAAGGTGAAAAAGGGAGCGATAATAAGAAACAGCATCATCATGCAAAAAGGCGTGATTGAAGAAGGAGCCATCGTTGAAAATATCATAACTGATAAAGAAGTGAGAATTACTAGTGAAAAATCAGTTATTGGTTTAAAACAGCCTACTGTAATAAAAAAAGCGGAAGTAATTTAA
- a CDS encoding glucose-1-phosphate adenylyltransferase, protein MGAKKWIAMLLAGGQGSRLGELTIGLAKPAVPFGGKYRIIDFPLSNCTHSGIDTVGVLTQYQPLILNDYVGNGKAWDLDLDVGGVSVLPPYQGKEGGEWYKGTANAVYQNIQYIDNYDPEHVLILSGDHIYKMDYSKMLDYHIEKNAEATIAVIQVPWQEASRFGIMNTNDDDKVTQFDEKPKYPKSNLASMGVYLFNWKTLRRYLINDEKDENSSNDFGSNIIPKMLEDRKKLFAYRFNDYWKDVGTVESLWQAHMDLLEDTPNFQLDDQQWKIFARNANHPPQYISPDAKVSQSLINEGCMIHGNIEHSVLSYNVQVGYGSTIKDSVIMPNVTIGENVHIERSIIASNCVLEDGAIVGNSAVTSDITLIGENQTIINPNKKKITLN, encoded by the coding sequence ATGGGAGCAAAAAAATGGATAGCAATGTTATTGGCAGGAGGCCAGGGTTCAAGGTTAGGTGAATTGACAATCGGTTTGGCAAAACCAGCTGTTCCCTTTGGCGGTAAATATAGAATCATCGATTTTCCATTAAGTAACTGCACTCATTCTGGTATTGATACGGTTGGGGTACTGACCCAATACCAGCCATTGATTCTAAATGATTATGTTGGTAATGGCAAAGCTTGGGACCTTGATCTTGATGTTGGCGGAGTTTCCGTACTTCCTCCTTATCAAGGTAAAGAAGGCGGTGAATGGTATAAAGGGACGGCAAATGCTGTTTATCAAAATATCCAATACATTGATAACTATGATCCGGAACATGTATTGATTCTCTCTGGTGACCATATTTACAAGATGGATTACAGTAAGATGCTGGATTATCACATCGAAAAAAATGCCGAGGCTACCATAGCTGTCATTCAAGTGCCATGGCAGGAAGCAAGTCGTTTCGGAATCATGAATACCAATGATGATGATAAAGTCACTCAATTCGATGAAAAACCAAAGTATCCAAAGAGTAATCTTGCTTCCATGGGAGTTTACCTTTTCAATTGGAAAACCTTAAGAAGGTATTTAATAAATGATGAAAAAGATGAAAATTCATCCAATGATTTCGGCAGCAACATCATTCCAAAGATGCTTGAAGACCGAAAAAAGCTATTTGCCTATCGTTTTAATGATTATTGGAAAGATGTTGGAACGGTCGAAAGCCTTTGGCAGGCCCATATGGACTTATTGGAGGATACGCCAAATTTCCAGTTGGATGATCAGCAATGGAAAATTTTTGCCCGCAATGCAAATCACCCGCCGCAATATATATCACCGGATGCCAAGGTCAGTCAGTCGCTTATCAATGAAGGGTGCATGATTCATGGGAACATTGAACATTCGGTTTTATCCTATAATGTACAGGTAGGCTACGGGTCAACCATAAAAGATTCAGTCATCATGCCTAATGTTACGATTGGTGAAAACGTTCATATAGAAAGAAGCATCATAGCCAGCAATTGTGTACTTGAAGATGGTGCCATAGTTGGCAATTCAGCGGTTACATCCGATATAACCTTAATTGGTGAAAATCAGACCATTATCAATCCAAACAAAAAAAAGATCACTCTTAACTAG